The following DNA comes from Anopheles coustani chromosome 2, idAnoCousDA_361_x.2, whole genome shotgun sequence.
GTTTTGGAAGCGCGCTTGTGCTTTTTGGACGGCTGCCATAAAATCGGCGGAAAAACGATTGACGCATAAGCCGCGCAAGAAGCGATTCGATAAATTCCAATTAAGGTGTCATCAGGGCAGAATAAATGAAGCTGTGTGTTATccggcgcacacacacacacacggacacagGTTGAGGATCCGGATGGCCGGAAAAAGCAGCAGCGGGCCCCCTGGTCTGACGCTCGATCGGTGTGTGGGGTGgccaatgaaaaataatttttattgacaTTCACCATAAATGAATTGGTGTTAAAAGAGcgggggaaaacgggaaaatcaTTACCGGTAGCGGACACAGCAGATACGCCGAGCCCCGGAGGCTTGGTTGTGGTATgcggataaaaataattttatcagcGAAAACGCGCTCTCGCTGTGTGGCgatggaaggaagaaaatctgTGCTCCTCTCATCCATCCAGGCCCGGTACACGAATGGTTGCCATACGTAAATATAGCCCGGGAGAAGgtaaaaaaggaatgaaaagaaatcattTCGCGAACGcagactgtgtgtgtgtgtgtatgtggatgCCTCCGCTCCCCCCGTACACACCAGGACGCCGTCTGCAGATGACCACACATCGATCATATATTATTACACTTGAATGTTCTGgaggatttaaaaaagaaaaccggacATCGGAAAAGGCATACACACACGGTATGCACGCACGCATACAACTATCCACGGGTCGCCACAGTATGGACAAGATGCATTCCTTTCCAGTCGGCCAGAGGGTGGGGGGAGGCACGGGATCTTTCCCCATGATGGTAAGCGCGCGTGTTCTCCAACTCGAACCGCgaaccgacgacgacgtcgagcTCTTTGGTGGACGCGCTGGATTCGCACACCACCCCGCTTTGCCACAAAATGACCCACCACACCCCCACACCCTCCCCACAGGTCAGTCGTTTCTCCGCGCCCGCAGGACTTCGTTTGTGTCAAACGTCAATCAAAGTCAAATGTTTCCAAATCCCTCCTCCCACCCCCGCCACTACGAAGTGTCCATACGGCTTTCTACCGCTTTCTGCCGCTTTCTGCTCCGTTTGACTTCTTGAATTTGAACCCGCGAATCCCAAAGCAACGGGTGGCGGGTGGGAGTTAGATCATTTTTCTAGCCTCTTGGCCTCCCAACGGTACTCAAGTTTCTTGACACAttctcacatacacacacacacacacacacacatcatgcAAAGCAAGCATATTCACTGTTTGGAATCAACTGGTAGCGAATAGTTTCGAAACGGTGGTAGACGGCAACTTTTTACGCAACAACAAAACGCCACAAAAGAACATTCACACCAGAAGCAAGACCCCCGAACGGGAGGAGGAaagaatcgaatcgaaaaaagGGAATTTCGGTGAAACCGTCTCGTTGTGGTTGGTGGCAACAGGATTAAGGGCAACATAAAATTGAGCCAGacgaaaccaccaccacatCACTGCCGGCATTCACCGCGGAAAGATTGGAAAACCGGTGTTGCTGCGCTCCACTCGACGAGTGGAATGATCCTCCCCTCTTTCCTGCCCCGGGCCCGGCCCGCCCTGGAAGGAGGGTTgaaattcctaccgcattagGTCATAAGTTCTCGCGGAAACTGGTGTCTCTTTTTCGTGCTCTTTGTACAGGTTCGTTTGATATTATCAATGGTGTACCGAAggcaaaaaacttttaaaaagtCCATCACCAAAATAATATCCCGCCTTTGGGAGGTGGGTTGTGCGTGAGAAGGTTGTGGAAACAGGTGtggtagattttttttctttttaaaaagaaaaccaatttcaATTCGGTTCCATGTTGCTGCCTGCCGGTCACCGGAACGAATAAAGCGCTCCATTCGATCTGTTTTTGTTAGCCGGAATAATGGGCTCTGGAACACCAACATAATATAGTGCTTGAGACATAAAACGAATGTCCACTGGAGAGGTCGGTCCGGTCCGTCGGAAGGAAAGTGGACATTTTCTCATTAGCCAGCACCCCCAATTCATTATTTCTTGTCCGGTTTACTGTGTACAACCCCCCCGCCCGAGGGAAGATGATTGTTGGGCACCGAGGGAGAATTTGCAACAAACTGATACACTTTTGTGTCCATCGTTTTCAATTGTGATCCCATTTGAAGGACAGCTTCTTTTGCCAATGTAGTAAACTACTTTCTCTCGCTTTAACTCAACCTGGTTTCACTTCTAGTGGATAAAAAGAAGTACTTTTCAACAGTCTTGTATTTCTAAAACTCTCTTGTTTATTATTGTTAGATACAATGCAATAAAGTTTGGCTTAAATCGCGACTGCAATATTCTTATTGTTAGAAATGAGTTTCATGGCACGTAAAACTCACTGGCACAAAACAGtaaagataaaattaaatcaatcgatcgatttcgagctagatttattcaaaaacatagagaaaaaatgttaaaagggATCTGAAGAGATCCCTtcattacttttttgtatCTGTTCGGTTATTCCATCTTCTGCAACTCGACAGGTCCCTTCCATATTTCTTTCCACCATGAATTCGAGACCATGATGATTGTCCCCCCTTCTACCCATCATTTTGGACCAAGAGTTGTATGGAAGGATTCGTCATACGTTCGATGGACGTTCAATATtcgttttagaaaaaaacCGGAGGATCAACTTAGCAAAAAATGGACGGAACGGCAAGGAGGTCTCTCTGAAGTCGATGATGAAGACGACGgcgagatgatgatgatgtggaGGTGCTTGACGATCGATTGCGCTTCTCGCctgtggtgatgatgatgtcagCTTATGCCTCTGACCTGAGACCTACGACGGGGGGACGGACACCGTTGGATGTGCAATCCGGCATTGGGCAGGATTTCGATGAACTATCTCTCCCTATCGCGACCCTTCCGGTTGTGGGAAGGAGAAATAGCTTTTCCTAATAATGCAAAACCTCCCCAACGGATCACGGGATTCTCACGATAGTTAACTGTAATGAATATGTAATGAATAACCCAGAAATGGCTAAAGGTGTCTATCCCCGGCCGGGGTTAGTCTATGGTTGTGTTGATTAATCAAagtatttaaattgattttagaTATTACCATCCGCGAAGAACCGCTAGTGAGGGTTTGTTGagataatttaaaaagcaTTACATCATCCCGCGGTGGTCCATCATGTGTTCATCTATTTGCTTGCCTCCGCTGCCGCCTCCCGGGGcacccagcagcaacagctgctggtgttgttgctgctgaatCATGCACAGTTCTCAGGGCAAAAGAGTATAGTCTCGGAATGGAGCCGCTTTTGTGCACACGAATGAAACTGAAACGCGAAATGCTGATTAGCCTCCTAGAAGCGAATGTTGTGGTGCTTGTTATCGGTGTGCGCTCGGAACTCATCATCCAATCATTGGTGGGTACCGAGGCGGTTGGGAAGTACTGAGGCTGGGAAGCGGGGGGCATCTTGTACGTGTTGTGCTGGTAGCATCCTAATCACCCCGAGAACTTCTTTCCCATTGCGAGCTATGCTTGTATTAAAATGCTTATCGCTTGTTTATTGGGTTATAGGAAAAAATGTCGttcacatttatttattatacaTTTTCAACCAATGTTTGAAATGGTAATGGTAGTCCCCAGTGCATAGTAAGGATATACACTACACGCATAGGACTGTTTTTCGGATTTCGCAAAGTTCTTCGTTCTAACAATTATCTCGCCTCGCCTCGACGAATACATTTTAACGAAAATTTTCATGTGTCAacaattgttttggtttgttatagaaaatattttctataaGATATGCCTACATCACAATTTGTAATTtgaagtgttttatttttctgaatGGATGGCACCATAATTCACTTCCCATTACCATTATATATGGAAATTGTTTCTTATGTATCTTTAGACgagaattttcttttcttttcttcctacCGAGATTAATTACAAAACATTTATAACTCTGAATTTAGTAGTTACCCAAATCTATTAGAAGGATAtcttcatatatttttttacttgcTTCTGTTATGGTATGATCTAGTATTTGGTTTATGGTTATACAGTGTCATACACAATATTCGTCCATTGTTATAGTATTTTaggttttaaaacaaatgttgcCTGATGAGTGACTACATTtgcgaaaacttttccactaaCACAAACCCTACTGGTTTTTTCTAACATCGGTCGAAGAGCGGGAAGGGGTAAGGGGGCTCACCGTATCAGCGAGGTTAATGGCATCGGCTGATCAATTAGCGTCACTTAGGGACGGGGCTGAGAACTGTCGAATGTTCGATCTGGGTTGTTAATTGAAGCAGACAAAGCACATCAAATGGTAGGGGGTTCGGTTTTCTACAGGTTTTCGATGTATTTTAAACAGTTATTACATCTAATAATCGTGTTGACAACAACAATTGCACTTGAACCCGATTACAAAAAATTGGTATCAGGAatccttgttgttttttccccgtcTTCAATAGATGACACTCTCAAAATTCCGACGGGACCGGGACAGCCTTTTCAAGAACTGGGGAAAAGTGCCACTTTGGCGTCATCGTGTGCTGCTGCTACATTATGCTGGCCAAAGCGGGTGTCGTTGTTGTTGCAAGCGGAAACAATTCTGCAATTACTCATTTGGTTGATTCGAACAACGTTTCTCTCCTAGCCTCTTCTCCACCCAGTCCGTCGGCCATAACTTTGTAACTCCTCCAGGCGTGGGTTTGGTTTGATGGCGCGAACCTAAACCCACGACCTTACACGAGGGACTTATGGAAGGGAACGAAAAGAACGGATGAATGGGTGACGCTGTGAATCAACTTTACCAGCGACTAAAGGAAGGCGGACAACATGGTGTTGGTCAGAGTTCCCCGTAGCAGCGAGCTAGATAACTGACGGaagggaggaaataaaactgGACAAACTTTAACGTACGGCGTAAACGGGAAGGAAGGAGCTTAGTGGAGAAGAGAGTCATCGGAGAAACAAACTCTCTGTTGGCCTcccgattgtttttttttgttttggttgtttgtgGATGGTTGATGATAACCAACCGTCGTTGGAGGAAAACGTCGCGAGAACCACGAGACGACCCCACCCGACGACGACATACCTCACCCTGCGCCACCCGTTGGAAGGTGCGCTTGCAAGAATTTATATCACTGCAGGCAATGAtggcgcgcgcgcacacacgaCGCTATCGCTGATAACGGAAAACCCACAAACACCTCCCCCAAGCGGGTGATGGGGTAAGCGGGGTGATACCCGGATAAGGTTCCGCCGTGAGAGTGTGGCGGTATTATTTGCTTGAGCGTTTTGCTGCGACTCCACGGTCCTCCGATGATCCATCCGGTGGTTGAAGAGAGAGGTGTATCAGGTTTGACCTCGGCCTGGGACAACCACCTGGGGTTCTCTACCCCCTCGCTATAGGTGAATGGAGATGATTTCCCACCCAATCCCCTACGGGAAAACGGAGGGCAGATAAAGAGGTCGAATACGCGCCATCGTAAGGTCGATGGAAAATCTAATGGTTATTGGGCGTGGGGGGGAATCGGTGgggaggatggaaaaatggaaccaaTGTGTCCTTACGTGTGTACTACTAAGAAAGAGGGAGTGTTTTCGCGAGCCACACACTGAATGAAAGAATAATGGTCCCCCCACGGTACGGACGCGCATGGGGGTGGGGGAAATCAATGGTGACAATTTATTTAACAGCCTTAAATAAACACACCTTCCCGAAGAGCAGGAAGAACgtccgagtgtgtgtgtggtgtgtgtcCTTTTTGGAACTACTGGGGGGTGTCCTCTTCCATGCGTTCTCGTTAAGATTTCTTTCCCCAACAACTTTCTTCGCTTCGCTTGATTGAGAAACGACCACCCGACCCCCCGCGAGGGGAACCTTCCTTCCGATGTCCAGCGAGGGTACGACATTCTCTCACCACTTTCTAGACGACCACACGTTGGCCGCGTGTCAAGGTTTTGTTGTCTCGTCAAAGGTGGTGGGCCCGGCTCtcaaccccccctcccccagcgATTCGGGGGAACCCAATCTTTCCGCTTTCGATTCTcactctcttttttcttttcgaattcCGTATCCAATATCATCTTCCCTGACCCCCTCTTCAGGTGGCACGCGTCTAGGGCTATGGCGGGGGGGATCCTCCCGCGGGTGTTCAGTAAGTGTAAGGGCAGGAAGAGCGGAAACGGGGGCGCTAATGTGTGGAATGTTGGTCGGAGTTCGCCCGGTTGTCGGTGTTCGGTTGGTACTAATGGCTCTTATCGCGGAGTCCCACATTCCCAGGGCTCCTTTACGGTAAAACAGGGCGTGCGATGGAAAAGTTGTAGGGCTCGGAGGGAAATGGGAGGATTGGTTAATAGATGAAATGGGTTTGtctatgtatgtgtgtgaggtGGGTTATGTGTAGTTGAATCACACCACTAAAAAAGAACAACCACCTCCGGAGGAACACACGGAGCAGTGAGGTAATGAATGAACTGACCGCGATAAAGACACGGCGTAAGCATGAGCAGcatatgtgtgcgtgtgtgtgtgtgtttgtcaaTGCGGAGCCAGTCTAAGGTAACATTTCTTCGGAATGATTCAACTTCCAGGAATTGGCGGGTTTAGCAAGATCCCCCGGTCGGTCCCCCTCTACTTCTAGTGTCGGGTTCGCGAAGTTCAAGTGCTAACACTCGAGGGCCTAaagtagaagaagaaggacATGTCTGttaaacggtttttgaaaaatattcgaaaaccCCACCCCTTATTTAAAGATCTTAGAAAAGCTTATCTTACCGggccgctacacgaaccgaaaactccaaccgagaactcaaaaaccgtataagtttacgtcaaaatcttctcggttcgtgtagccgcgttttgtggtaccaattctgtgagccacgctacacgagccgcaaactcaaaacttcgcggcgcaacgaggtttttgtttttgatttttcagttaactcaaaaatcttccttcaaagcaaacaagatcttatttcaattcacacaaaaagtaaaagatggataatctgttgaagtgtggctaactaccctatcgcgggtcatcgagttgagtacccaaaacttgcaacaacgcaacaggcgtattgtgcggaggcaagaagatggcaaccgtttgctggacaatactgtagcagagcaagcaaatgaaactataattaactttcttcgcatgaagaaggaagattttgatgttctcaagttacataaaaagtggtagaataaaatattttaatctttatcattaaactttttgaaacttttagattttggaatcagttggtgggccggactttgcgaacccctgatctatagtgaatttataattgatattctagctataaaataacaaaatattaactaaccgtaactacaaaagaaacacgtaaatttatcaccatatgttcgtttattttgtttttgagatttgttatgtttacatttatttctttttcgtcttcttcttctgacgcatttgagttttcggttagctgccaaaaacttctcgggtgcagttttcagctcacggagctgaaaagtttttgacgtaaacttctcggttgttcccctcttctcgccgagaagtttttgagttttcgggtcgtgtagcggggctcttAGCTTTTTAAAGGAACGTctgaaataattattttcctaGCTCGCGTACAATTTTCTATTACATTATATATCccgtttttattataaaatttccCCACATTAGATCTAAAACACCTCTTTTTTCTTCGGGCATTTTTCAGGTCGAACTAGCGCTATGGGACACGGCTGGACAGGAAGACTACGACAGACTGAGGCCGCTGAGCTACCCCGACACCGACGTTATCCTCATGTGTTTTTCCGTCGATTCGCCCGACTCGCTGGAGAACATCCCCGAGAAATGGACCCCAGAGGTAAGCGGACAGTCAACAAGAGTTTCAAAAGGGCAGGGAGCACAAGACTGGGAGATACGTGATCTCGTTAAGAGGTTTGTTCGTGATCTTTACCGGATCGTCGATGATAAGATGCACCCGTTTTATCAGCAAAgggttttgtgtttgctttgaagtcAAGAGTGTAGTACCTGTTTGTGTTACATTGTTTCAAAAGGCGTCAATTGCCTTTTAATCCGATGCAAGACTGGAAGGTCACATGCATGTTAGATAAGATTTCCTTGCAGTAAAATTATGTAACAGAAATAGCTTCGTAAGCGTAAACAATTGTTTGATTAATAATAGTAGAAAGCTCTCCTCCATTTTTTCGACAAAAGAACActggaaaagattttttttctgttgcaaCTCACAATCGTAAGTTGTCGTTAgttctgtgtttgtgtgaccgTTGGCTGTGTTTGGATGACGAACTGTCGTTATCAGAGCATATAACCACCCTGCTACCAGCGCGAAAGCAATGTGAGTCACGCGTTGGCCAATCAAGTTCGCTTTCCTAAAGACGCGACTATCTTATTCGAATCCGGCGTAGGAAATGAATCATTAGATTGTTTCATGGAAGGCATTTTAttcataaaacaaatggaCAGACAAATGAGGGATGCTTTACTTAATGTTTGCGATACTCTTGCTCGATTCTaaaagtttttgtattttcttttcgctttacCTACAGGTCAAACATTTCTGCCCCAACGTACCCATCATTTTAGTCGGCAACAAGAAAGATCTCAGAAATGACCCTCATACAATAAAGGTTCGTACGTTCGCCCGACAACACTTTGTGGGCTCAAATAGTTGGTAGTATTATCGGTTTGGAAGTCACCTCAATGAAATCATCTtctcttttccttccccctcTTTTCGCAGGAGTTGTCCAAAATGAAGCAGGAACCGGTCAAGCCGCAGGAAGGGCGTGCGATGGCGGAGAAAATTAACGCGTTTGCCTACTTGGAGTGTTCGGCCAAGTCAAAGGAGGGCGTCCGTGAAGTATTCGAAACCGCCACGAGAGCAGCGTTACAggtcaaaaagaagaagaagagtaaATGTGTTCTGCTCTAAAAGAGCAAAACATCCATTTCTACTACGATTGTGTATGGTGAGGTCCGCGCATGGCTTCGATGAGCGCCGATCGAGCCAGGAACGTGAGGAAGAGCAaaaaggaaggaggaaaaacggtaGGGGAAAGGGAAAGTCGAGCGAGGAGTTGATAACAGCAAGGAAAGAAGGGACACAATGCCCGCAGATGAGGTGAAAAAACAAGGCTCGACGTGCAACTAAAGTAAagaggtaaacaaacaaaacatacggtagatcgagagagagagagggatggCCAAGCGTGTAGAAAACCATACAAACCGCCGCCGCCCCGACGATGAGGAAAACGCGAAAACCCGCAAGTTTCTATAATGCTCCCAAACGCCGCCACCTGGCGTGCGGCCCCCAACCGAGCGAATTGCGATCATAaggcaagcagcagcagcagccggggTGTGGTATGGGGGTGAAGCTGGTTGAATTGAGGAATCCtcttttaaaaagaatgaaattgaaCCATCATCCTTTTCGATTGATCCTTCGTGAGAAgaccaaaacacaaagcaACAGAtgagcaaacacaaacaaacgaagtcAGGATTAGGATTGGATTTGTATGTCTAACGGCGCGCGCTTTTGAGCGAACCCGTCGGAAGGGGTCCCCCGGAAAATAGTATCTGTCCGCCGTCATCTCCCgttttatatttcattgatCCAAACCATTCGAAATGTGTTGGAAATGTTTTACAGAAGCCGCATCGAATGCGTTTCCTTTTCGTGCGGTCATCCGTATTGAGGCTGGAGGCCCGCCACCGGGATACACCCGGAAGTACCATCCATGCGTAACGTGTCACCATTTTACTTTGGGAGAGTTCTCACTTAATCCGGAAGCAGTGGGACAATCCCGACTGCAAATGACAAAAACAGGATGATACGATCATACAAGGGAATGCAATCAACAAACGGGAACGGAAGTGTGCACTTCTCTTTAGTAGAGCCCGtcgttgcctttttcttttctttgttgGGCCCATCACTCCGCGGGCacgcatctttttttttaagtaggAGAGGACGGAAAAAACGGAACGGTCTGTACTAGGTTTTTAGGGTTTATGTTTCTCATATTCGGCTCccatctttctttttattaacacatacacacacgtacacacacacacaaacacaccacatATGCATACATACATAGCATGGCATCTAttagatgtgtttttttattattaactaTTTGGTAAGCGGTTAAGTAAGTGTTGtgtatgcaaaacaaaagaacaaattacaaaacaacagcaaaaaaaactattcaaGAGAATCCGTGTGTGTTTCGTTTATGTTGATGAGAATGTTAGGAGAATGATGTTAGCGCCAGGACGAACGTAGAAACATGGAACATGGCATTCATAATACggcaggaaaatggaaatggaacatAAGCAGCATATTActgctaccaccaccaccaccacattAATTTAGTAGCAGATGAAAGTGGAACCGTCAATGACACAAAACCACGTTTTCTTCTCGTTCATTCTCACATGCATTTGCTAAACATTATCAAGCATAGATTATTCATCCAACTGGACAGGAAACTTTACACAGCATCTGGGACATTATACTTGTGCCCGTTGCTTGCGGGCATCCCAAAAACATCTCCGAACATCCACTTAAAAGGTAGCGCAACAAAATAACTCCCTCAATAAGTTTCGTAGCTTTCGGCGGCGATTTGGAAAGGTaggattttaatttgtttttgaatgcTGTCGTTCCATTGAAACAAGAAGCATGGTAAAAGGAAGCAAGTCTAACGCATATATGCTACGCATGCCGATGAAATGCCGAAATGATGAAGGGAGTGGTTTGAATTGAATGATTACGAATGTTTCCCTTACGGGGGGTCAGCAGAAGTAGAAGTAGTACAGGCCGAGCAGGATGAAGAACAACGCGGCGGCAACGAAAACGATGATAAAGATGGTGACGATGATGAGAAGGAGATGAATTTAGGCTAGTATAGATGTAACGCAGataaaagaaagtgaaaaaaaaacagattaaaCGAAAGAGAGCGTAAGTTGGATTGAGCGAGTGAGGGAAGAGTcagaattttaaaaatagaaagCAGAAGAATAAATTCTAACCAAtgatgaatggaaaaaaaaaacaaaaaacaaaacacgaacaTCTACCATCATGCTACACCTCAAAATCCGATTGTGTCTCTTCTCGTGGCCGATTTCGTTGGCCGTGCTAGCTTGTTGCTGCTCGTGTGGACCAAGGAACGAACCTCGGCGGATGTGGTGTTGTCACTCCGTAGAatcattcttttgttttgcttgtgcgCCGCGAAAACCAATTTCATGCCGTAACTAATCCTTGCGGACGCTCCTTGGGTGTTTCGAGTGCGCGTGCCCTGATATACTGTTGGATGTGTGTTTTACTTCGGTGGATTCTGCTGTTGACGAGGAACTGCGATAAAGGTAAGCATGAGCAGCGAGTCTAACAAAAGTGGATATATCAGttgtatttttcattcttttattttagaaaatgaATACCTTGTGCTATGAGGACCACTACCCATGTTGGATGGCGACGTAAGCATGCGCAGTACATCGAAAACTCATCAGGTTACTAGGATTGAAGCGGTCATCTTTACTTTAGCAGCATGCAAACAAAATCCACTGCAATGCCAATCGACAAAGtaggcaaaacaacaaacgagtGAACAAGCAACGTACGATTTGCGATGCTTTCCTGACTTCAGCTTCTGCGTGTGAGTACATGTGTGCGATCTACAACTTCCGTCGGTTAATTATACCTTCAGGCAAAAACACTTCCATTAGTAATCCTGTTTTGCTATAGCTCGATCCTCAAGATATAATTCCCAAGTCGTTAGGTGATCGCATTCGTAAAGGTCGAGGGTTGGCGGAAATAAAAGTGGAACGAGCAATGTAGTAAGAGATGGTACAAGCTAAGGCCAATTtctaacaaatattaaaatcgGGTATTTTAGCATGTATGCAAGTAGGTACTTTCCCAAGATCGTTGTGTCGATGTATAATGCGTGTGTGAACAAGTTTTTCTGCCGATAGTCATCTTTTTACAACAACAAACACGTGTTGCGTGTGTCATCCTGTATCTGTCTTGTACGATCGATATTGATGGTGAATTTAATGGTTTTCTGGTGCAGTGATACACACGCACGAGGGGCTCAGTTGGACCTCAAAACAAGTACCCAGTCAGCGGAGAAAGGAGTATTGAACAATTGGTTATTTCACACTTTGCACAGTGCGATGGTAGACGAGAGACATCCTGCTGGATTGTGGGAcatttcgaatccttcccaccaAACAATATACAAGAGGCCGTTGCGCGTACTGTACCCCATAGCAGAGTAGATAATTTGATCCTTTTTGACACTAAAGCTCACGTATCTCGTTGATCTTCTACTCTGCGTACCGTACAGTAAAGATGTATAGGACGTTCGTGGACAAGAGGATCTCCTAGGTCGTCGGCAACAAGGGTAAAAAATATGACTGAAACACTTACAAACAACACTGTAGCTAAACATCAGAAACAAATTAACGATCAAAATTCTACTCCAATTAATaagatataaattaaaaaagttattaTGACTAAGTAAAAGCAACATCATCAACCAAATTACCACTAATATTTCTATCAATTTAAAAGGCTGCACTGGCAAGAATAGGGAAGTTGTTTAACGCTTTTGACTTCATCTTCGGCAGGGCAACATATAATATCGACGAAGCCACGTAAAATTTAATcgcttcattaaaaaaaacatattgaacGGTAAAATGtgcaaattttgaaaatggcTTTGAGCACTACCGTggttttctatttgcaaaaaagaaattgGTTATAGAGGGAAGCAAAGGTACGTCGTGGCTTATGATTTTCCATAACGGAATGGCTTCTGGAGATCGGAATGACTATActggttgatttttttctaaacttaatttttgttttcactacCTGAGAGCTATTGAGGCAAAGGAAAAGTATTGGTTGGTTAGTTAGGATTGGCATATTGCAGGAATGACATCGCGCAAAGGCATGATTTGCTATTTCCTCGTTGTTGTTTGGAAcatcaaaatggaaaatagaaTCAATGTGAAATTTGTGGCTCATATTGTAGGGAAGTT
Coding sequences within:
- the LOC131266345 gene encoding ras-like GTP-binding protein Rho1; translation: MAAIRKKLVIVGDGACGKTCLLIVFSKDQFPEVYVPTVFENYVADIEVDGKQVELALWDTAGQEDYDRLRPLSYPDTDVILMCFSVDSPDSLENIPEKWTPEVKHFCPNVPIILVGNKKDLRNDPHTIKELSKMKQEPVKPQEGRAMAEKINAFAYLECSAKSKEGVREVFETATRAALQVKKKKKSKCVLL